A portion of the Flavobacterium limnophilum genome contains these proteins:
- a CDS encoding HigA family addiction module antitoxin encodes MEKLKNIHPGEILLEEFLIPLEITSYRLCKDLKIPQTRISEIIKGNRRITADTALRLSHYFGNSAKFWLGLQDDFDIEEETENKKQELESIKRFNVQKVA; translated from the coding sequence ATGGAAAAGCTTAAAAACATACATCCGGGCGAAATTTTGCTGGAGGAATTTCTCATTCCTTTGGAAATAACCTCATACCGTTTGTGCAAAGATTTGAAAATTCCGCAAACCAGAATTTCTGAAATCATCAAAGGAAACCGAAGAATAACAGCCGATACCGCTTTGCGATTAAGCCACTATTTTGGAAATTCTGCCAAATTTTGGTTAGGTCTCCAAGATGATTTTGACATAGAAGAAGAAACAGAAAATAAAAAACAAGAACTGGAATCCATCAAAAGATTTAATGTTCAAAAAGTAGCCTAA
- the purD gene encoding phosphoribosylamine--glycine ligase, translating into MTILLLGSGGREHAFAWKMIQSPLCDKLFVAPGNAGTASIANNVDISPTDFDAVKALVLQEKVEMVVVGPEDPLVKGIFDFFKNDIDLKDIPVIGPSKLGATLEGSKEFAKEFLMKHNIPTAAYDSFTAETVEKGCDFLETLQPPYVLKADGLAAGKGVLIIHDLAEAKEELRNMLVGQKFGEASSKVVIEEFLDGIELSCFVLTDGKSYKILPTAKDYKRIGEGDTGLNTGGMGAVSPVPYVDAVLMEKIETRIVKPTIEGFQKDGIEYKGFVFIGLINVKNEPIVIEYNVRMGDPETEVVVPRMKSDLVELFLAVANEKLDEFELEIDERSATTIVVVSGGYPEDFEKGKVISGLETIEDSIVFHAGTKLDNGNVVSNGGRVLTVTSFGDNFEEAIKKSYQNIDKLHFDKMYFRKDIGNDLK; encoded by the coding sequence ATGACAATTTTACTTTTAGGTTCTGGAGGAAGAGAACACGCTTTTGCTTGGAAAATGATTCAAAGTCCGCTTTGCGACAAACTTTTTGTGGCACCGGGAAATGCAGGAACGGCTTCGATAGCCAACAATGTTGACATCAGCCCGACTGATTTTGATGCCGTAAAAGCATTGGTTCTTCAGGAAAAAGTGGAAATGGTGGTTGTTGGACCAGAAGATCCATTGGTAAAAGGGATTTTCGACTTTTTCAAAAACGACATCGATTTAAAAGATATTCCAGTTATTGGACCATCAAAATTAGGAGCAACTCTTGAAGGAAGTAAAGAATTTGCCAAAGAATTTTTGATGAAACACAACATTCCAACGGCAGCTTACGATAGTTTCACGGCTGAAACGGTAGAAAAAGGATGTGATTTCCTAGAAACTTTGCAACCGCCTTATGTTTTGAAAGCCGATGGATTGGCAGCAGGAAAAGGAGTTTTAATCATTCACGATTTGGCGGAAGCCAAGGAAGAATTGAGAAATATGTTGGTGGGTCAAAAATTTGGTGAAGCCAGTTCCAAAGTGGTGATCGAAGAATTTTTGGACGGAATTGAATTGAGCTGTTTCGTATTGACCGACGGAAAAAGCTATAAAATATTGCCAACTGCCAAAGATTACAAACGCATTGGCGAAGGCGACACGGGTTTGAACACGGGTGGAATGGGAGCGGTTTCCCCGGTTCCTTATGTTGACGCGGTGTTGATGGAAAAAATTGAAACACGTATCGTTAAACCAACAATTGAAGGTTTCCAAAAAGATGGAATCGAATACAAAGGATTTGTGTTTATTGGATTAATCAACGTGAAAAACGAACCCATCGTAATTGAATATAACGTGAGAATGGGCGATCCAGAAACCGAAGTGGTGGTCCCAAGAATGAAATCGGATTTGGTGGAATTGTTTTTGGCTGTGGCCAATGAAAAACTGGACGAATTCGAACTGGAAATTGACGAAAGAAGCGCCACGACAATTGTGGTGGTTTCTGGCGGTTATCCAGAAGATTTCGAGAAAGGAAAAGTAATTTCGGGCTTGGAAACCATTGAAGATTCGATTGTTTTTCACGCCGGAACAAAACTGGATAACGGAAATGTAGTTTCTAATGGAGGAAGAGTTTTAACGGTGACTTCGTTTGGAGACAACTTCGAAGAGGCCATAAAAAAATCTTACCAAAATATAGACAAGCTGCATTTTGATAAGATGTATTTTAGAAAAGATATTGGAAACGACCTTAAATAA
- a CDS encoding DUF6341 family protein: MRAFFEGIQWLFENIFFALHNFLRELELTHWFAANLLNWIFMAICAVAIVYWCKQLKMYDEKGEENQDTTAHSFLK; encoded by the coding sequence ATGAGAGCATTTTTTGAAGGAATTCAATGGTTATTTGAAAACATTTTTTTCGCACTACACAATTTTCTAAGAGAATTAGAGCTTACTCACTGGTTTGCCGCTAATCTTCTTAACTGGATTTTTATGGCCATTTGTGCAGTTGCCATCGTATATTGGTGTAAACAATTAAAAATGTACGACGAAAAAGGAGAGGAAAACCAAGATACTACCGCCCACTCTTTCTTGAAATAA
- a CDS encoding DUF6427 family protein, which yields MITSVFKKSTPLNLILVVFLMLVFFLLYQIQDLSWTDSVVGIFQKSGLFILLLSSVFITNFVAKRNGLSKDSSYTIFFYFLFLLFFPSVLNNVNLVASNFFILLALRRLISLQSLKASKEKIFDASLWIFVASLFHFWSILYIILVFISIIFHVSRDYRNWVLPFIALFSVAIIASLFSVIFDTSIIEFVKTHATINFKLDYFTNNYQNGAFSIYITIALFFVISMLGSLSNRPLLLHSSYKKIISSFFIGIVIFAVSANKSNDLLLFTFAPLAMMATSHIEIKQVQLKQEMVLGVLILCSLFAFFSQL from the coding sequence ATGATTACAAGTGTTTTTAAAAAATCTACACCATTAAATTTAATTTTGGTTGTGTTTTTAATGCTGGTTTTCTTTTTATTGTACCAAATTCAAGATTTATCTTGGACCGATTCTGTTGTTGGCATTTTTCAAAAATCAGGATTATTCATCCTTTTGTTGAGTTCTGTTTTTATTACAAATTTCGTTGCCAAGAGAAACGGATTGAGCAAAGACAGTAGCTACACAATTTTTTTCTATTTTTTGTTTCTCTTATTTTTCCCTTCGGTACTGAATAATGTGAATCTGGTTGCATCCAATTTTTTTATTCTTTTGGCACTTCGCAGATTAATTTCGTTGCAATCCTTGAAAGCTTCGAAAGAGAAAATATTTGATGCCTCGTTATGGATTTTTGTGGCTTCGTTATTTCACTTTTGGAGTATTTTGTATATTATTTTGGTATTTATTTCCATAATTTTCCATGTTTCCAGAGATTACAGAAACTGGGTTTTGCCTTTTATAGCCCTTTTTTCGGTGGCAATTATCGCCTCGCTTTTTTCCGTAATTTTCGATACAAGTATCATTGAATTTGTAAAAACGCACGCAACGATTAATTTCAAATTGGATTATTTTACCAATAATTATCAAAATGGAGCTTTTTCCATTTACATAACGATAGCTTTATTTTTTGTAATTTCTATGTTAGGATCACTTTCTAACAGACCATTGTTGTTGCATTCGTCTTATAAAAAAATCATAAGTTCCTTCTTTATTGGAATCGTGATTTTCGCTGTTTCAGCAAACAAAAGCAATGATTTGTTGCTGTTTACCTTTGCACCATTGGCAATGATGGCCACAAGCCACATCGAAATTAAGCAAGTACAATTGAAGCAGGAAATGGTTTTGGGCGTATTGATTCTTTGCAGTTTGTTTGCGTTTTTCTCCCAATTATAG
- the upp gene encoding uracil phosphoribosyltransferase: protein MQIHHLSENNSVLNHFLGQIRNVNVHNDSMRFRRNIERIGEVMAYELSKNLHYKNVEIQTPLGIKKTTEIADQLVLCSILRAGLTLHQGFLNYFDSAENGFISAYRHHPNNDDYFDILVEYQAVADIENKNLLLLDPMLATGQSIVAVFNKLMEKGTPKEIHVAVIIAAPEGIAYLEEHLPDSCHLWIAALDEKLNEKKYIVPGLGDAGDLAYGNKL from the coding sequence ATGCAAATTCATCATTTATCCGAAAACAACAGCGTCCTGAATCATTTTTTGGGCCAAATCAGGAACGTGAATGTCCACAACGACAGTATGCGTTTTCGAAGAAATATTGAACGTATTGGCGAAGTAATGGCTTATGAATTAAGTAAAAATTTACATTACAAAAACGTCGAAATCCAAACGCCGCTTGGCATCAAGAAAACCACCGAAATTGCGGATCAATTGGTGTTGTGCTCGATTTTGAGAGCCGGTTTAACTTTACATCAAGGTTTTCTGAATTATTTTGACAGCGCCGAAAACGGATTTATTTCGGCTTATAGACATCATCCGAACAACGATGATTATTTCGATATTTTGGTGGAATACCAGGCGGTCGCCGACATCGAAAACAAAAACTTGTTGTTGCTTGACCCAATGCTGGCCACGGGACAATCCATTGTTGCCGTCTTCAACAAATTGATGGAAAAAGGAACTCCTAAAGAAATTCACGTTGCCGTAATCATTGCCGCGCCGGAAGGCATTGCCTATCTTGAGGAACATTTGCCGGATTCCTGCCATCTTTGGATTGCCGCTTTGGACGAAAAATTGAACGAGAAAAAATATATCGTTCCGGGATTGGGTGATGCCGGCGATTTGGCTTATGGAAATAAATTATAA
- a CDS encoding DUF4254 domain-containing protein, translated as MFSKLAYSVFEQSIQDYHQFDNVDQPINNPFPKEKIEHLLYLKNWIDTVQWHFEDIIRDPNIDPVAALTLKRRIDASNQERTDMVEYIDGYFLQKYSHVKVKDDAKINSESPAWAFDRLSILALKIYHMQEEATRAEASQDHRDKCQAKLNVLLEQRTDLSTAIEDLLTDIENGDKFMKVYKQMKMYNDDDLNPVLYQNKK; from the coding sequence ATGTTTTCAAAATTAGCGTATTCCGTTTTCGAACAAAGTATCCAGGATTATCATCAATTTGATAATGTGGACCAACCGATAAACAATCCTTTTCCAAAGGAAAAAATCGAACATTTATTATACCTGAAAAACTGGATTGACACCGTGCAATGGCATTTCGAGGATATCATTCGCGATCCCAATATTGACCCGGTTGCGGCATTGACCTTGAAAAGAAGAATTGATGCTTCGAATCAAGAACGTACCGACATGGTGGAATATATTGACGGCTATTTTCTTCAAAAATACAGCCACGTCAAGGTAAAAGACGATGCCAAAATCAATTCTGAAAGTCCTGCTTGGGCATTCGACAGATTGTCTATTTTGGCCTTGAAAATTTATCACATGCAGGAAGAAGCCACTCGTGCCGAAGCCTCGCAAGACCACAGAGACAAATGTCAAGCCAAATTGAACGTGTTGTTGGAACAAAGAACCGATTTGTCCACCGCAATCGAAGATTTGTTGACCGACATCGAAAACGGCGACAAGTTCATGAAAGTGTACAAACAAATGAAAATGTACAACGACGATGATTTGAATCCTGTTTTGTACCAAAACAAGAAATAA
- a CDS encoding glycosyltransferase family 9 protein, producing the protein MRLSAMGDVAMTVPVLRAFVQQNPEVKITVVSRPFFKPFFEGIPNLSFFAFDEKQRHKGFLGLLRLFQDLKALHIDAFADLHNVLRSKVVRTLFAWSGKKTASVDKGREKKAALTRAENKIFKPLTTMFERHVKVFQQLGFRVDLSNPIFPKKTVLGKELIQLIGDNNQKLIGIAPFAQYDSKVYPLDLMQEVINRLASTKTHKILLFGGGKKEIELLDSLSKDKENVVVVAGKIKFHQELQLISNLDVMLSMDSGNAHIAAMLGVKVITIWGATHPFSGFSPFNQPLGNALTADRNLFPKLPTSVYGNKIVEGYEDAMRTIGVEKVVFSVQSQ; encoded by the coding sequence ATGAGACTTTCCGCAATGGGAGATGTCGCCATGACGGTTCCTGTTTTAAGGGCTTTTGTCCAGCAAAATCCCGAAGTGAAAATCACGGTGGTTTCCCGACCGTTTTTCAAACCCTTTTTTGAGGGAATTCCCAATCTTTCTTTCTTTGCTTTCGACGAAAAACAACGCCATAAAGGATTTCTGGGATTGTTGCGATTGTTCCAAGATTTGAAAGCCTTACACATCGACGCTTTTGCCGATTTACACAACGTTTTGCGCTCCAAAGTGGTTCGAACGCTTTTTGCCTGGAGCGGAAAAAAAACAGCTTCAGTCGATAAAGGAAGGGAAAAAAAAGCAGCTTTAACGCGTGCCGAAAACAAGATTTTCAAACCCTTGACCACAATGTTCGAAAGACATGTCAAAGTGTTTCAACAACTTGGTTTTAGGGTAGATTTATCGAATCCTATATTTCCGAAAAAAACAGTTTTGGGTAAGGAATTAATTCAATTAATTGGAGATAACAACCAAAAACTAATCGGGATTGCGCCTTTTGCACAATACGATTCCAAGGTCTATCCCCTGGATTTGATGCAAGAAGTTATCAATAGATTAGCTTCGACTAAAACCCATAAAATCCTGCTTTTTGGCGGTGGAAAAAAGGAAATCGAACTACTGGATTCGCTTTCAAAAGACAAAGAAAACGTGGTTGTCGTTGCCGGGAAAATCAAGTTTCATCAAGAATTGCAACTCATCAGCAATCTCGACGTGATGCTCTCCATGGATTCCGGGAATGCGCATATTGCGGCAATGTTGGGCGTAAAAGTCATCACGATTTGGGGAGCGACACATCCTTTTTCCGGTTTTTCGCCTTTCAATCAACCTTTAGGAAATGCTTTGACCGCAGATAGAAATTTGTTTCCAAAATTGCCTACTTCGGTTTATGGGAATAAAATTGTCGAAGGCTATGAAGATGCAATGAGGACTATTGGTGTGGAGAAAGTAGTGTTCAGTGTTCAGTCTCAATAA
- a CDS encoding HepT-like ribonuclease domain-containing protein, which produces MDERILKWLYDIKMCIEEIDSFFIEEEKDFFKYKNNLMLKRAVERNLEIIGEAVNRIITRDNSFTIKISNAKAIIGLRNQVIHAYDNISDENIWSILTNHLPKLKLEVDALIMENEN; this is translated from the coding sequence ATGGATGAAAGAATTCTTAAATGGCTTTACGATATTAAAATGTGCATTGAAGAAATCGACAGCTTTTTCATAGAAGAAGAAAAAGATTTTTTCAAGTACAAAAATAACTTAATGCTTAAAAGAGCGGTCGAAAGAAATCTTGAAATTATTGGTGAAGCAGTAAACAGAATAATAACTCGAGACAATTCATTTACTATAAAAATTAGTAATGCCAAAGCAATTATTGGGCTGCGAAATCAAGTTATTCATGCCTATGACAATATTTCTGACGAGAATATTTGGTCAATACTAACCAATCATCTTCCAAAATTAAAACTCGAAGTTGATGCGTTAATTATGGAGAACGAAAATTAG
- a CDS encoding nucleotidyltransferase family protein: MGIVDRNIEDLKRLCTMYNVEKMYLFGSALNSNFNKESDIDLLVKFKSIELSKYFDNYMDFKEDLEKLFGREIDLVEEQTLRNPILINSINKSKELIYG; the protein is encoded by the coding sequence ATGGGAATAGTTGACCGAAATATTGAAGATTTAAAAAGGCTTTGTACAATGTACAATGTCGAAAAGATGTATCTATTTGGTTCGGCACTGAATTCTAACTTCAATAAAGAAAGTGATATTGATCTTCTCGTAAAATTTAAATCCATTGAGTTATCGAAGTATTTTGATAACTATATGGATTTCAAAGAAGATTTAGAAAAACTTTTTGGGCGTGAAATTGACTTAGTTGAAGAACAAACTCTTAGAAATCCAATTTTAATAAACTCCATAAACAAATCTAAAGAGCTTATTTATGGATGA